A window of the Parabacteroides merdae ATCC 43184 genome harbors these coding sequences:
- a CDS encoding META domain-containing protein: MKTTILQSLFKIALLLFGMVVGVGCDDSDNPDNRIQEGIEISGILTKTVENGTEIKYPTEITPFLTLRKDLTFEGDAVCNSIKGDYKYSADNGQFKIEGLIATELGCTSPHHEAETMYLDYFRKISSFKQDRENVRFYFGENSYLEYKSISEKK; encoded by the coding sequence ATGAAAACAACTATTTTACAATCATTATTCAAAATTGCCTTGCTACTATTCGGCATGGTGGTCGGGGTCGGATGCGACGATTCGGACAATCCGGATAATAGAATACAAGAGGGGATAGAAATTTCCGGCATACTAACAAAAACCGTAGAAAACGGTACAGAGATCAAGTACCCAACGGAGATAACCCCCTTCTTGACCTTAAGAAAAGATCTCACATTCGAAGGAGATGCCGTGTGCAACAGCATCAAAGGAGACTACAAATACAGTGCAGACAATGGGCAATTCAAAATCGAAGGTTTGATAGCGACTGAACTTGGATGTACATCCCCGCATCATGAAGCCGAAACAATGTATCTCGATTATTTCAGGAAAATCTCTTCCTTCAAGCAAGACAGGGAAAATGTCAGGTTCTATTTCGGGGAAAATAGCTATTTGGAGTATAAATCAATATCTGAAAAAAAATGA
- a CDS encoding T9SS type A sorting domain-containing protein, whose amino-acid sequence MEISSPNALSINLLYDKFWLPEGTSLFLYSKDKKQYMGGFTSINNKGDSINLKGFATGIIQGSNVILEYYQPAHISQTAIISICNVVHGYKPIVAPAILTRSFGGSGNCQVNINCPEGEDWQKEKRAIALIVVNGFRYATGALLNTTANDKRPIFLTADHCLGGWGNYNIKYDAVTNPNLNHYMFYWNYESPSCSRGGSEPQILSTSGATILANNEYSDFALLSLNEDPKNLSGYDPYYLGWDRITSLSSTGVVGIHHPSGDVKKIATSFNLPANTTPYWRVNWSQTTNGFSVTEGGSSGSPLLTRNTHRVIGQLFGGSDINCNNPAADYAIYGQFHLSWDYGTNPQRRLKDWLDPNNTGAQFVDGIPVPEPEPDPDPYVIHINGSFYQLNCPLLENQKVTVDHWGGAYDVCKNQEVVLEFTSNKKNLTCSLWDGTGPFYLQYFPRGDYYTLSCTPQSDIFELSFTDGNITEYIAFETQDYYTISYSNSSQLIQIDINEDMARMKNSSSYKVAIYNQTGSLMKQVSMANKTISINTTEFPNGIYFIHLMDNTGEKIGSKKISISH is encoded by the coding sequence ATGGAAATATCATCACCGAATGCTCTTTCCATAAACTTATTGTATGACAAATTCTGGTTGCCAGAAGGAACTAGTCTGTTTTTATACAGTAAAGACAAAAAACAATATATGGGTGGCTTTACTTCTATTAATAATAAAGGAGACTCCATTAATCTAAAAGGTTTTGCAACTGGTATTATTCAAGGAAGTAATGTCATTTTAGAATATTATCAACCTGCACATATCTCGCAAACCGCTATAATATCAATATGCAATGTTGTACATGGATATAAACCAATCGTTGCACCTGCAATCCTAACTCGTTCATTCGGAGGATCTGGCAATTGCCAAGTAAACATTAACTGTCCAGAAGGTGAAGATTGGCAAAAAGAAAAAAGAGCTATAGCTTTAATAGTAGTAAATGGATTCCGATATGCAACAGGAGCACTTCTTAACACAACGGCTAACGATAAGCGGCCAATCTTTTTAACAGCAGATCATTGTCTCGGAGGATGGGGCAATTATAATATAAAATATGATGCTGTAACAAATCCAAACTTAAATCATTACATGTTCTATTGGAATTATGAAAGTCCCTCATGTTCTCGTGGAGGAAGCGAACCCCAAATCCTATCGACTTCCGGAGCAACCATATTGGCAAATAATGAATATTCCGATTTTGCACTATTATCCTTAAATGAAGATCCAAAGAATCTTTCCGGTTATGACCCTTATTATTTAGGTTGGGATAGAATAACGTCTTTAAGTTCCACCGGAGTTGTCGGTATCCACCACCCAAGTGGTGATGTTAAGAAAATAGCGACATCGTTTAACCTGCCGGCAAATACTACTCCATATTGGCGTGTTAATTGGAGTCAAACAACAAACGGTTTTTCCGTAACAGAAGGAGGTTCTTCCGGATCACCTCTATTGACAAGAAATACACATCGAGTCATCGGCCAATTATTTGGTGGTTCAGATATCAACTGCAATAATCCTGCAGCAGACTATGCTATCTACGGCCAATTTCATCTTTCTTGGGATTACGGAACCAATCCTCAACGTCGTCTGAAAGACTGGCTTGATCCTAATAACACGGGAGCCCAATTCGTAGATGGCATCCCTGTTCCAGAACCGGAGCCAGACCCAGATCCTTATGTTATCCATATAAATGGCAGTTTTTATCAACTGAATTGCCCGTTATTAGAAAATCAAAAAGTAACTGTCGACCACTGGGGCGGTGCTTACGACGTTTGTAAAAACCAAGAAGTTGTTTTGGAATTTACTTCCAACAAAAAGAATCTGACATGCAGTTTATGGGACGGAACAGGCCCATTCTATCTGCAATACTTTCCACGAGGAGATTACTACACACTTTCTTGTACACCACAAAGCGATATATTCGAACTTTCCTTCACAGACGGGAATATAACTGAATATATAGCTTTTGAAACACAGGACTATTATACGATCTCTTATAGCAACTCATCTCAACTAATACAAATAGACATTAATGAGGATATGGCAAGAATGAAAAACAGCAGTTCATACAAAGTTGCGATTTATAATCAGACAGGCTCATTAATGAAACAGGTCTCTATGGCAAATAAAACAATCTCCATAAATACTACGGAGTTTCCCAATGGAATTTATTTCATACACCTCATGGATAACACAGGTGAAAAGATCGGTTCGAAGAAGATATCAATCAGCCACTAA